Within Claveliimonas bilis, the genomic segment GCCATGCTTCACGCAGAAGATCCGGCCGGTCGGAAACCAGTATTTTCACCAGCTCTGTCTGTATGCGCTCCGCACTGATATTTGCCAGCGTTCCGGCCAGTTCTCTCATCCCTTCCCTCGTCTCTTCTTCCAGATCGAACTCTAACTGCGCCGCAAAGCGGACGCCTCTTAAAATACGCAGGGCATCTTCTGAAAAACGCTCTCTTGCATTTCCTACGCAGCGGATCACTTTCCCTTCCAGATCCTTCAGGCCGCCGAATATATCCACCAGGCCTTCCTCATCATTATAGGCCATGGCATTGATAGTAAAATCTCTTCGCTTCAAATCTTCTTTTAAGCTCCGGGTAAACGTAACTTCCCTGGGATGACGGCTGTCCTCATATTCCCCGTCCACTCGGTATGTTGTAACCTCATAGCCCGTCCTCCCTTTCAGGACTGTGACAGTACCGTGCTCAATCCCAGTATCAAAAGTCCGCGCAAACAGGGCCTTTGTCTCCTCCGGCATAGCGGAAGTCGTAATATCCCAATCTTCCGGCATTCTTCCCAGTATAGAATCGCGCACACAGCCGCCTACAGCATAGGCTTCATATCCGTTTTTCTGCAGCGTGCATATGATATCCTTCACATCTTCCGGCATTTCGATATGGATATTCATTGTTCCTATCCCCTTTCGCTCTTAGTCATTGTAAAATATAGCATAGGAAGAAAGATTTCTGCAAGAGAAAGGACGGGGTACTTTAAACTCCCGTCCCTTCTGAATATTAATAAGATTTTCCCCAGTATGCCATATGCTTTGCAGGTTTACCGCACCAGATACATTTGTCTGAGATCATTTCCTCATCCTCGATCAAACACCTCGTTGCAGCTCCTCCTGTTGCATATTTTACTTCACCTTCACATTCCGGATCCCCGCACCAGCATGCCTTTACAAATCCACGGTTTGCCTTAAATTTCTCAACCATTTCATCCATTGTAACAGCGGTGTCAATGTGATTGTTCAAAAATTCTTCTGCTCTGTTGTACATATCCTGCTGGATCGTCTCCAGAATATCACGAAGTTTTACTGCAATCTCATCCAGGGATACGACAATCTTTTCACGTGTATCACGGCGTACGACAACAACCTGATTCTTCTCAATGTCTTTTGGTCCGATTTCAATACGGGTCGGAATACCAAGCATTTCCTGTTCGGAGAATTTCCATCCCGGACTCTTGTCGGAATCATCGATCTTCACTCTGTATCCGGCTTTCTTCAGCTCGTCAAGAAGTGCATGCGCTCTGTCAAGCACGCCTTCTTTATGCTGTGCGATCGGAATAATACGGCATTCTACAGGCGCAACGTGAGGCGGAAGTACGAGTCCGCTGTCATCACCGTGAACCATGATGATCGCTCCGATACTTCTTGTGGACCATCCCCAGGAAGTCTCATATACACTCTGAAGCTGATTGTTCTTATCTACATATTTAATTCCGAAAGCATCCGGGAATCCGCTTCCGAAGAAATGGCTTGTTGCAGACTGAAGCGCCTTCCCGTCATGCATCAGTGCTTCAATTGTATAGGTATCCTGTGCTCCTGCAAATTTTTCATGCTCTGCTTTTCTTCCTGACACAAAAGGAATTGCCAGTGTTTCTCTGTAGCAGTCCTCATAGACATGGAACATCTGAATAGTACGGGCTTCTGCTTCCTCATAGGTCGCATGGATCGTATGCCCTTCCTGCCACAAAAATTCTCTGGAACGCAGGAACGGTCTTGTAGTCTTTTCCCAGCGCATGACGGAATTCCACTGGTTCCATACCTTCGGCAGATCTCGATAGGATTTTACTGTTTTCGCCCACAGATCACAGAATAATGTCTCAGATGTCGGACGGATGCACATCCTTTCCTGCAGTCTTTCCATACCGCCGTGGGTAACCCATGCTACTTCCGGTGCAAAACCTTCAATATGGTCTGCTTCCTTTTCCAGCAGACTTTCCGGAATCAGAAGAGGCAGGGATACATTTTCTACTCCTGTTTCTTTAAACCGTCTGTCAAGGTCCGCCTGGATCAGCTCCCAGATAGCATATCCGTTCGGCAGATAGTTCAGGCAGCCTTTTACGCTGGAATAATCACAAAGTTCTGCTTCACGCACAACGTCTGTGTACCACTGTGCGAAATTTTCATCACGTGATGTAATGTTCTTTACAAGTTTCTTTTCCTGAGCCATGATTTTTTTCTCCTTTTCTTTTTCTCTTTTTCTTTTTACGGGACCCTTGCCCCATACTGCCGGCAGTTATTCGGATATATGACCGGACGACTGCCATTGTCATATCGGGAAAAGAAAAAAGCGCCGGGCTTTTCATTTCCCTGAAAAAGGGACCGAAAAGCTCGGCGGTACCACCCTAATTAACTGCAGCCCTTCTGCAGTTCTCTCATATCATCCTTAACGCTGATGTCACGCTGTATTTTCATACAGAGGCTCCAAGGTAGGTTCATCATACTAGGAAACAGGAATCTTTCAGCCGGTGAATCCCCTCTCTTTTGATCCATTCATATGATTACTATTCCTCTTCACAGCCAATTCTGCCTTCTGCAACTATCATTGCCGGCAGATATTTTGTTTTTAACCATTCAGTTAACGATAATTTTATCGAATCCCTCTCTTTTTGTCAAGACCCGACTTTTGAATCGCTCCGATTTCTTCGGCTCATTGACACTTCTTTATTTTCTGTGATTAAATAATAAAAAACTGTACATTCTTTTTATAAAGGAGAACCCCAATGAGTCAAAGTTCACTAAATATTCTATATGAAGATCCTTCCCTCATCGTCTGCGCCAAACCTCACGGCATAGCAACCCAAAGCAGGAATATCGGCGCCCGCGATATGGAAAGTATTCTGAAAACATACATTTATCAACATTGTTCCCCCAAAAATAAAAATTATTCCCAGACCAGAGAGCCTTATCTGGCCGTTATCCACCGACTGGACCAGCCTGTTTCCGGAATACTTGTTTTCTCAAAAACACCACAGTCTGCAAGAGCCCTGAATCTCCAGCTGCAAAAGAAGCAGTTCCGAAAATATTACCGCGCTCTCACTGACGGGATCCCTGCCAAAAATCAGGGAGTCCTTGAGGACTACCTGGTAAAAGACGGACGGACCAACACCTCAAGGATCTGCAGCCCTGACTCCCCCGGCGCCAAATACGCCCGTCTGGAATATTATACCGTTGCTGTCGGCGCGTCTCCTATTCCAGGAGACAACAGCGGACATTCTGTAAAGGAGGAATGCTTTTTTAAAAACCCTTCTTCTGATCAGGCAGAGCTGGAAATCCACCTTGACACCGGCCGTCATCATCAGATACGGGTGCAGCTTGCCTCCATGGGCTGTCCCATCGCCGGTGATACAAAGTATCATTCCCTCTCCTCCAAAGCTGCCCCTCCCTCCAGGGAAACGGATGCGATCCTGCAGCTTTGCGCCTTTCACCTGGAATTTTTCCATCCCCTCTCCGGCGCTCCTATGTCTTTTCACCTGACAGAAGATGTAGGCGCAAGACAAATATAGCGTCGGTGTACAAGGGGCAAAATACAAACCGGTATGAGATCACCACACGGATCCATACCGGTATTTTATACTTTACTTTTTATCGTTTTATCTTTTTTATGATACT encodes:
- a CDS encoding RluA family pseudouridine synthase, which translates into the protein MSQSSLNILYEDPSLIVCAKPHGIATQSRNIGARDMESILKTYIYQHCSPKNKNYSQTREPYLAVIHRLDQPVSGILVFSKTPQSARALNLQLQKKQFRKYYRALTDGIPAKNQGVLEDYLVKDGRTNTSRICSPDSPGAKYARLEYYTVAVGASPIPGDNSGHSVKEECFFKNPSSDQAELEIHLDTGRHHQIRVQLASMGCPIAGDTKYHSLSSKAAPPSRETDAILQLCAFHLEFFHPLSGAPMSFHLTEDVGARQI
- the proS gene encoding proline--tRNA ligase, which produces MAQEKKLVKNITSRDENFAQWYTDVVREAELCDYSSVKGCLNYLPNGYAIWELIQADLDRRFKETGVENVSLPLLIPESLLEKEADHIEGFAPEVAWVTHGGMERLQERMCIRPTSETLFCDLWAKTVKSYRDLPKVWNQWNSVMRWEKTTRPFLRSREFLWQEGHTIHATYEEAEARTIQMFHVYEDCYRETLAIPFVSGRKAEHEKFAGAQDTYTIEALMHDGKALQSATSHFFGSGFPDAFGIKYVDKNNQLQSVYETSWGWSTRSIGAIIMVHGDDSGLVLPPHVAPVECRIIPIAQHKEGVLDRAHALLDELKKAGYRVKIDDSDKSPGWKFSEQEMLGIPTRIEIGPKDIEKNQVVVVRRDTREKIVVSLDEIAVKLRDILETIQQDMYNRAEEFLNNHIDTAVTMDEMVEKFKANRGFVKACWCGDPECEGEVKYATGGAATRCLIEDEEMISDKCIWCGKPAKHMAYWGKSY